In Planococcus versutus, the DNA window TTGCCAATTCTTTTTTGCTTGAAAAAAACAGGTCCTGTAGGATTTTCTAGTTTGATCAACAAACTGATAACGAGAAATAGAGGCATCAACATGATCAGTCCCATTGTCGAACCGATCACATCCAAAATACGTTTTGTATACAAATAACCATTGCCAGTATTGGTTTTAACGCTTTCAAATACGTTCTCGTTGTATCTTGTTTTCACATTCGTTTTTTCTTTTTCAGGAGCAGATACTGTCATTTAAATCACCACTTTCTCTGTAGATTCCTGGTGCTCTTTAGATGGGCGCAGCTTCGACCAACTGTGGCGTAAACGGCCTGCCAATCGAACGATATTCTACTTTGTTCTTCGCCATTTCATTAATTGAAAAACAATTTCGTCCATCGATCACGAGTGGATTTTTCATCTTAGCAAACACAGTCAAGTCTACATTTTTTATTTCGTCCCAATCTGTTATGATTAGTGCTGCTTCACTGTTTTCAACGGCTTCTTCAATTGATGATGCATAGCAAACTAACGGATTAAGAATAGATTTCGCATTCTCCATAGCAATCGGATCATACGCCATAACTAAAGCGCCTTGTTTGATTAATTCTTCTGTTATTAAAATAGAAGCAGACTCTCGCAAGTCGTCTGTATTGGGCTTGAACGAAAGACCAAGCACTGCAATTTTTTTACCAGAAATATCAGACACACATTCTTTTAGTTTTCGAATTAGTATTCCTTGTTGCATTTTATTAACGTTTACAACACCTTTTAGTAACTCGAATTCATATTCGACATTCCCCGCAATTTGGATCAAAGCTTTTGTGTCTTTTGGAAAACACGATCCGCCATAGCCAATTCCCGCTTTTAAAAATTGACTACCGATTCGTTGATCCAAGCCCATACCAACTGAAACACTTTCTATATTAGCTCCCACTAATTCGCATATGTTAGAAATTTCGTTGATAAAACTAATTTTGGTTGCTAAGAAAGCATTAGATGCATACTTAATCATTTCCGCACTTTTAATGTCCGTTTTAAAAATAGGTATATTAAATGGCTGATTTATTTGCTCGATGACTCCAAATGCATGTTCGTTTTCCGCTCCAATGACAATTCGATCTCCATGAAATGAATCATAAATAGCTGAGCCTTCTTTTAAAAATTCAGGATTAGAAACCACTTCGACAGTAAACCTTCCCATCAAACGCGAATTAATGATTTCTTTAATCCGATGGTTAGTCCCGACCGGAACTGTACTTTTAGTAACCACAATCACATTGTGATCAATGCACTCAGCAATGTTTTTAGATGCTTCATCTACAAAAGACAAATCTGCAGAACCATCTGGATCTTCTGGTGTTCCTACAGCAATATAAATAACGTCTGCTTGCTGCATCCCCGTTCGGTGATCATTTGTAAAACTCAAGCGTTTAGCGGCACTATTTTTCATCATCATTTCACTTAATCCTGGCTCATAAATAGGTGATATGCCTTGTCTCATTTTTTTAATTTTTTCTTTATTTACATCGATACAGACTACATCGTGACCGATTTCAGACAAGCTCACACCCGTCACCAACCCGACATAACCCGTACCTATAACTGCAATTTTCATACCGATGCCCCCAAACTAAGTTAGTGGTGCAGCTGTTTTTCCAGCCATTAGTTCATTAATGATGTTTTCTACATCTTGGCCGAACTCTGGACTGTCTAACGCAAATTCAATTGTGGTTCTCAAAAACCCAAGCATTTCTCCGACATCGTAGCGCTTGCCTTCGAAGTCATAAGCATAAACAGACTTTACTTCATTGAGTCTTTGAATCGCATCTGTCAATTGAATTTCTCCACCCGCTCCTGCACGTTGTGTGCTAAGAAAGTCAAATATTTCGGGTTCCAAAATATACCGTCCCATAATAGCCAAATTTGAAGGAGCTGTTCCTGGCTTTGGTTTTTCAACAAAATTACTAACTTCGTAGCAGCGTCCTTCATTTGCTTTGGGCTCGATAATGCCGTAACGATGTGTTTCATGATCGGGTACTTGCTGAACTCCTATAACAGAAGCTTGTTTTTTATCGTATTGATCTATCAGTTGCTTTAAACATGGCTTTTCAGCTTTTACAATATCGTCTCCTAATAACACTGCAAAAGGTTCATTTCCAATAAATTTCCGAGCGCTCCAGACCGCATGTCCCAATCCTTTAGGTTCTTTTTGACGAATATAATGAATTTCCACATTCGACGTGTGTTGAACTTTTTCTAACAAGTCGAACTTCCCTTTTTTAAATAAATTATCTTCTAGTTCAAAATTTTTATCAAAGTGATCTTCAATCGCGCGTTTTCCTTTACCAGTCACAATGATGATGTCTTCAATCCCCGAAGCAATTGCTTCTTCTACAATATATTGAATTGTTGGCTTATCGACGATTGGTAACATTTCTTTTGGCATTGCTTTCGTTACTGGTAAAAATCGAGTTCCAAGACCTGCAGCTGGTATGATTGCTTTCGTTACTTTTTTCATTGAGTCACCATCCACCTTTCGCTTTTCCAACATCTTCATAACTGCTTTAGAATAAACATGCTCCCGGTTTTGAAAAGCTGTTTCCAGACGACTAACAAAGATCTGCATCACCGATCTTAAAATTCGAAAAATTCAACTAATTAATAACAGTTCTATGTGTGAGAAACAATCAATTCTAGATCGCCGTCAATAAAGTAATCTCCAATTGTTGCTGGCACAATAAAGTTATCACCTTTTTTTACAGTAGATATACTCTCTTCTGTGACAATTTGTCCAACACCATTGATGACACTAACTAATAGAAAACTATTTTTTACAGGTATCTCAGCTTTTCCACCCAGTTTCCAATGATAAACGGTAAAGTATTCTCCTTGGATTAAACGAGTCGATTCTAAATTATTTAATTGTTCTTTCACATTGTCTTGCACCACTTCTTTATGTGGACATGTCATAACTGCCATCGCCTGTTCTAAATGCAGTTCGCGTTTTTTACCTTCTCCATCAACGCGGTCATAGTCATAAAGCCGGAATGTGATATCGGAACTTTGTTGTGTTTCTAAAATCACAATGCCTTTACCGATTGAATGCAAGGTTCCGCTTGGAACATAGACAAAATCACCTTTTTTCACCTTTAAACTTTGAAAAAGATTTCCCCATTCTCCGTTAACGACTAGACGTTGAAATTCTTCTCTGGATTTTGCTTGATGGCCAATAATGATTTCAGCGCCTTCATCACAATCCAATATATACCAGCATTCTGTTTTCCCACTAGGCTGTGATACAAGTTCTTTTGCATAGAAATCATCAGGATGTACTTGAACAGATAATTGATCATTTGCATCGAGAATTTTCACAAGTAATGGAAATTCACTATCTGCTATATCAAATCCAAACAATTGCGGATAGCCTTGCCAAATTTCTTTTAAACTCATACCTTTCAACTGACCATTCATTACGATCGACGGACCATTTTCATGTGCAGAAATAACCCACGCTTCTCCCGTCGTTTGTGAAGGGATATCGTAATCGAATAATTTCTGAAGTTTCCCTCCACCCCAAATCCGTTCTTGAAAAACCGGTTTTAAAAAAACGGGTTCTTTATACATGAGATTTCCTCCCATCATAGAAATGATAAATCGCGTCTGATCTTAAACGTTTATCTTGCTACGTTATCCAAATCGAGCTGTTAGTTTTACTTTGCAAAGGGCTTCAATTTCATCCCATTCATGTGAAGTCCGGTAAATATCTTCTTCAATCAATTCACTACCAGTTTGTACTTCGATAATTTCCATATGAGTTGTAGCTTTTAATGTATGCTTAGCGCCGAGTGGAATATGAATGACGTCACCCGTTCGAACATGACTTAATTGATCATTAAAAACAAAAATCCCTTCACCTTTTACAATTGTCCACACTTCACTTCGTTTGTAATGCATTTGGTAACTCAGGTTTTTACCGGCATTGATTCCGAGTCGCTTGATCAATACTTCGTTGCCTTCAGCATATCTCGTATATTCCAATACGCGATACCAGCCCCATCTCCGCTCTTCGTACATTGGTCGAGCGTTAAAGCCTTCTACGTATTCTTTTACTTTAGTACTGGCATCTTTATCCGTAACCAAAATTCCATCTGGACTTGCTGCTACAACGACATTATCTAGTCCTAATAAAGTAATCGGAATACCAAGTTCGTTGACGATATGAGAATTTTTTACGCCTTTTCCAATAACACCTTTACCTGTTACTTGCACGGCCATTTCTTCTGTTAACGTATTCCACGTACCTAAGTCTTTCCAATAGCCGTCATAAGGCAAAGAGATAATATGATTTGCACGCTCCACTACTTCATAGTCAAAACTTTTTTTAGGTAATCGGTGGTAATTTCTCAGCAATTGAGAATACTCGACAGGCATTCCTCTTTCTTTTAAGAGGTCGATAATATAGCCCAATTTAAAAGCAAAAACCCCGCAATTCCATAAAGCATTTTGCTCGATTAACTGTTCTGCCTGTA includes these proteins:
- a CDS encoding UDP-glucose dehydrogenase family protein, giving the protein MKIAVIGTGYVGLVTGVSLSEIGHDVVCIDVNKEKIKKMRQGISPIYEPGLSEMMMKNSAAKRLSFTNDHRTGMQQADVIYIAVGTPEDPDGSADLSFVDEASKNIAECIDHNVIVVTKSTVPVGTNHRIKEIINSRLMGRFTVEVVSNPEFLKEGSAIYDSFHGDRIVIGAENEHAFGVIEQINQPFNIPIFKTDIKSAEMIKYASNAFLATKISFINEISNICELVGANIESVSVGMGLDQRIGSQFLKAGIGYGGSCFPKDTKALIQIAGNVEYEFELLKGVVNVNKMQQGILIRKLKECVSDISGKKIAVLGLSFKPNTDDLRESASILITEELIKQGALVMAYDPIAMENAKSILNPLVCYASSIEEAVENSEAALIITDWDEIKNVDLTVFAKMKNPLVIDGRNCFSINEMAKNKVEYRSIGRPFTPQLVEAAPI
- the manA gene encoding mannose-6-phosphate isomerase, class I; protein product: MYKEPVFLKPVFQERIWGGGKLQKLFDYDIPSQTTGEAWVISAHENGPSIVMNGQLKGMSLKEIWQGYPQLFGFDIADSEFPLLVKILDANDQLSVQVHPDDFYAKELVSQPSGKTECWYILDCDEGAEIIIGHQAKSREEFQRLVVNGEWGNLFQSLKVKKGDFVYVPSGTLHSIGKGIVILETQQSSDITFRLYDYDRVDGEGKKRELHLEQAMAVMTCPHKEVVQDNVKEQLNNLESTRLIQGEYFTVYHWKLGGKAEIPVKNSFLLVSVINGVGQIVTEESISTVKKGDNFIVPATIGDYFIDGDLELIVSHT
- a CDS encoding sugar phosphate nucleotidyltransferase, with the protein product MRLVLLSGGSGKRLWPLSSDARSKQFLKVLSDEDGNKVSMVQRVWKQIEEIGMAENSIIATSSSQVDMIKTQLGQDVHVVTEPERRDTFPAIALAAVYLYSVQKCGVDEVVGMLPVDPYVENRFFDRVQDLEAALLASGADLALMGVKPTYPSAKYGYIIPDNQTHNSYLTVDYFKEKPTELQAEQLIEQNALWNCGVFAFKLGYIIDLLKERGMPVEYSQLLRNYHRLPKKSFDYEVVERANHIISLPYDGYWKDLGTWNTLTEEMAVQVTGKGVIGKGVKNSHIVNELGIPITLLGLDNVVVAASPDGILVTDKDASTKVKEYVEGFNARPMYEERRWGWYRVLEYTRYAEGNEVLIKRLGINAGKNLSYQMHYKRSEVWTIVKGEGIFVFNDQLSHVRTGDVIHIPLGAKHTLKATTHMEIIEVQTGSELIEEDIYRTSHEWDEIEALCKVKLTARFG
- the galU gene encoding UTP--glucose-1-phosphate uridylyltransferase GalU, whose product is MKKVTKAIIPAAGLGTRFLPVTKAMPKEMLPIVDKPTIQYIVEEAIASGIEDIIIVTGKGKRAIEDHFDKNFELEDNLFKKGKFDLLEKVQHTSNVEIHYIRQKEPKGLGHAVWSARKFIGNEPFAVLLGDDIVKAEKPCLKQLIDQYDKKQASVIGVQQVPDHETHRYGIIEPKANEGRCYEVSNFVEKPKPGTAPSNLAIMGRYILEPEIFDFLSTQRAGAGGEIQLTDAIQRLNEVKSVYAYDFEGKRYDVGEMLGFLRTTIEFALDSPEFGQDVENIINELMAGKTAAPLT